The segment GATGTTATTACAGGTATGCTATTGATACTTTGCAATCCGCCAGTCTTAAGGAAGCTGGAACAAAATCTTCCAACTCCTTAGAAGAAGAAACAACTCTAATCGGACTTACATTTGGTGGTTATCTAAGATCTAAGGTAACAATGTCTTTTATTAACTACTTCAAATCATCTTTATCTAAAACACAAGAAGCTTCTAATTTCTAAAGCTACTGTGGCTTTGAATTGTAGATAAAGAAGTTGATATAGCAACTCTTGAAGAAGCTTACATGCACTGAAGTACTAGATGGTGAAAAAAAGTACAAATGCAGCAGGTTTGTTCAAAATCTCTCATCTAATCTTACCTTacaactttttatttatttatttattaacttTTTAACTTACAGGTGTATATCCTATGAGAAAGCCAAAAAGAAATTGACATTGTTGGAAGCGCCAAATGTGTTTACCATTGCATTAAAGCGATTTcaggtatttttttttaaatttttaaatttttaatcaaAGATGCTACAATACATGAATAAATGAAAGTAAAAAGTAAAAGAACATTGCTATTTGTTGCAGTCTGGTAAAAAAAATTCCGTTGTGGTGTGAAGTTCATGTAacatgaccattttgcccctaaAATCACCTTCGGTAACACTTTTTGTCCCCTTTGTTAACTTTAATGACCGTTTTACCCTTATATTCCAACAAACAGTTTTAACAATATTTCCACAGATATGATTTACTGTTTTTTTGTTTGAAAGATGTTGGTTGGATGCTCTGTTGGGGGTATGGTAGACATGGATCTTGACAACATCAGAGTGTTCCCTCATTTATTGAGTCTCTAGCTGCTGAGAAAGCTGTCCATATTGCTTCTGGAGGTTCTTCATCAGCTGTTGTAACTGGTAATATATGTCTCCTTTGAAACAAGTTTAGTTGTTCTTTTTTACTTTTATCAACTCCTACAAGGATAAAATCGTCGTCCTTATTTAACTAATATTAACACCTTACAATATTTTTAAGTCATTTACCTTTTTTTTTAATCACCTATGATGATTTTAGTTTATTGAACTTTTGGAGTTTGAACTATACCAAGAGGCTAAATAACAACAATCTAAGAGGACCAATTCCACAAGTGTTGGCTAACTTGACCCAACTCACATTTGCGTAATCTCTTTAATATAAAACTTTAAACTTTAATCTTTCGAGTCAAATGCCTTTTCATTTGGTTGAATTTACTAAAATAACCTTCCATTTACAGGGACATATCCTTTAGCATTTGGAACAAGCCAGTGGTGTTTTTGTTTGCTACATTTCAGGTATGGATTTGTTTTTTGGTGGAGGATACGACACAACCAACAAGTATTCTTTGATATAAGCAATTAGCATTAAAATATCCAATTACTTGTTATAATGGGATACTTATATAATAGAgtttacattatatgttatgctCACATAACTGTTCATTTAGGACTGTCACGCAAAAAGCTTCTCATGCATATAGATCTCTGACCagataaagtgttttttttttacataagaTATTTTTCTGCTTCTTTTTCTAGACTGAACTAACCATTTCAAATGAGACTAAATGAGAGAACCGAAGGACAATCACTTTTTCAAAGAGTAGATAAAGGTTTGGCTTAATTTCGTAAATGAGGTTAATGGATTTGATTTTTGCAAATGGTGGCAGTGCTTGCTGATAAAAAGTAATGTAACTACATTACTTCatctttaatttatttaatttattcatAATGCTTTAATATTTATCCAATCTCTTTGACATTCGACTTAACATAAAATTCTAATGACATTGGTATTAAACAAAATGACCAAGTGTGATGAGTTCTAAACTTTTTCATATGAACATTCATTTTTTTGTAGGTGGCAACTAAAATGAATTATTTGACCATGTGATAGCACTGCCATTGTAATTGCCCTTGAAGGAAAAATGATCAGATTTGGATTGTTGGTTGTAGCATTTACAACTTATTTCCAGGTGGCACCTTCAAATGACAGTATTTTTTGTGTTTTGTACTCTTTATAGGTTGAACAATATACTATGATTGATTCATCATTAGGACCACCGACTGAGATGAGGAAAACTGCATTGGTTGTGATTAAAATTGTGATAATAGATTTTATTGTTAAAGAGTTTGAAAGAATTGTAATCTAtcacatttttctttcaaaaGAAATAGAATGAAATCCAATTCAATCCCGCAAAGCGGGTTCTTCCCTAGTTATAAACATTTTAAAAGTAATAGTTTGGCTTGGGGTCATAATTTTATATCAATTCAAATTAGAGTATGCGAATTATAGTGAAGCATATTACACAATTACAAATGCTATTCTTCTTATAACATCAAAAGTATATCTTCATGCTATACCGAAAATTCAATACCTCTAATGACTAAGTACTTTTATTTCTACGTTACCTGAACCTAAAATATATGGCATTAGAAAAAGAATACGTAAGACAAAAATCTTTCATGAATTACACTAATTTTAGACACAAAATATTTTCAAACATATTAATCATTTTCACTTTAAAAATATGAGAATCATAAACTTCATTAGAAAatatttatcaaaatcctttGTTTTAGATAATAGATTTTCAAGACATATAATAAgctttacttggaaaaataaacTTATGAACCTCAGTATAGCTTCACTCGACTATGAATCATTTTATAATCATCTCTTGAAAACATAAGCTTATAGAACATAATATAAACCTTACTTAAAAACACATGTCATGAGTAAATGGTATGTATACAATGCATCACCACATTCCAGTATAAGCTATCAGGCAATTATGATTCATTGTTTCATTCATATTTATCCGTTGTGTACCAATTCATTGATTTCGTTCATAGTTATTGGCTATTTACGATTCATTGATTTCATTTATAAATATCGGTTATATgccaattttattcattaataatATTGGTTCATTGACTTCGTAATACCGATTTATTGTTCTTAGGGCCCGATCATTAATCGATAATCGGTGACAATATGATAAAATATCAAAATAGAAAGAAGAGATGAATCTACTAAGGTATCATAACAGGTAGGCGTGTTCGGCAAAATTAACGTGTAGCAATTAGCTGGTACCATATAACGTTTTGTTAAATACTACGAGAAATAATTTTTGGATTTGAAacgttttatttaaattaaatgctAGAAACTTGTAGTGTCAAATGAGAAACATTTTATGAAGAAATAAAAAACTTACAAAAGTTATATATCCGATTAACATGAAGTGTACTTTGTGGCGTGATATAACGGGGTCAAGCGGCCCAAAAACTCCCTATTAGGAAGTTCCATTTCTATAAAAATCATTAATTGCCAGGTAATATCCAATAAAAGTCCTCTAAgagtaatatttattaattattttttctttGATGTCGATATTATTATTTACAATTTCCTTACTTCCCCAAAATAAACAAAAGGCCAACGTACAGAAAATGACAAAGTTAATAAATAAGTGGGTATCTTGCATATGTCTTTTTAATTGAGAGAGATTTGTCGCGTTTATACGAAGAAGAcgatttttatatgttataaattaaaaataaaagttaaaagtaTCGGTAccataatataaaaaaaacaccatgttaggcaaaaaaaaaaatgtcaaacgCAAGTACGCAACCATGTTTTTGAtattttttcttgacttgttaaaaaaaacataacaattcATTTTAAAATCTTGGGATCTGATAAATAGCAAAACAATGAAATGGACGACACAAAATGAATACAaacaaatgtttatttatttgtttatcataTCATGTTATTTGTATTTATTTCTAATACAATATTGTATATTTTTCATTAagatattatattttaaaaaattatatatttataatattataatttcattattataataaccttatatatagaaaactatcaaactactttcatttttttattattattgttatgacTTATAACTAAATAGatttattaaatgaaaattttgttgctTTTTTCAGagtagtttttaattttaaagcAATTATATATAATTTGCTTGTACGGTATGCATAAAAAGTTGTACATTTATGTTTGATTTGAGATTTTCAACTTTGAACGTCAGTATCAATGTTTTCGCGCAAACCATCGTCTCAAATcccaaattctctctctctctctctctctctctcaaattattaatcaattcttTACTATAGAAAGGGTCTTCCTTCGTACAGTGGTAAGCTCCATCGTTTCTTTCAAAACTTCACTGAAATTGGGTTCTTGAgttgacccaaatcgaatctcgACGGAGTATTTGCAATCGCCGGCGACTTGTTTGAGATTTTGAGAAACCGGCGAAGATTGGCTTTGAGTTTTCTCGAAATAGTGATCGAGAGTGTTGTTGGACTTATTATGTAGTCAAAATCGATGAAGTCTTTAGCAATGTGCTGTTTTGGGGGAAAAATACGAATCTGATTTGTTGTTTGTTCCTCTAAATTTCTCCAATGGGTATTTGTTTCAGTTCCGAATACGATGCAAATCACTCTTTCCAGACGACAAAAGGTACACTTTTTCTTTAACATTTTGCAAGATTCTCATAAGCGTTTTTTATGTACGTTTTAGAGTAGATTCGATTAGTTTTGTTAAAGATTCATAGATTCATAGATTGTAACTCTAAAATCACGTATTCATATTTGGAAGATTCGAagtcaaattttgaaaaatttcagGTGAAATTGGACAATATCCGACCAAAGAAAAATGTACATCACCGATTATACCAAGAATCATGGAATCACCTCACATGAAAAGTCCTAGAAATGGAATGGTGATCAAAAAAGATGTTAAAGATCTTCGCAAGAATCCTGGATATGGTAATCTTGATGTTTTCACATATGAAGAAATGCGAATTGCTACAAAAGTTTTTAGACCAGATCAAGTGTTAGGTGAGGGTGGTTTTGGAATTGTTTATAAAGGTGTTATAGATGAGAATGTGAGACCTTGTTATTCAAAAATTCAAGTTGCTATTAAGGAACTTGATCCAGAAGGAATCCAAGGAGATAGGGAATGGCTGGTATGTACTTTTTGCATGTGTTTTTTTGTCTATATAATCTTTCAAATATTTTCTACTTTTTGTCACATTCAAAAATtgaaatagtaataataataataatgacaaTGTTGTTCTTATCTTCTATCATTAAAAATATCCTTAAAAAATTTATTGAGTCTCGTATAACAAACATAGACTCATGGGAATGTATGCAATTTTTCTTGATTTGCATTTTTGTTTGCACATACACACGTTCATTGTTAATAACAAATATTAAACATTTGAGAAAAAGGTAAAATATAAGAAAGTGTAACGTATTttcattaacttatttattataGATCAtacttctcatttttcttattacaacattgtatttCAAAAAATCTATCAAATACAAAGCAATACTTCACTATTATAATTGAGTATACTTTTCAAAATATAATGTCTTAATAAAGAATTGAAAGATTAACTTtagtaaacaaaaaaaacatttttataaatattctTATCTTCTTTTCAGACTGAAGTCAATTATTTAGGTCAACTACAACACCCTAATCTAGTGAAGCTTATTGGCTACTGTTGTGAGGAAGATCATCGACTTTTGGTGTATGAGTATATGCCATCTGGCAGTTTGGAAGATTACCTTTTCCGTAGTGAGTGCCtaatattttatcaaaaaaaaaattatgaaaaagtgattttttaaactttttcacTTGAATTGAATTTTTTTGGAAATCTTGTGTTATTATGAGTAACAATGTGTTGATGTAAAAAGGAGCATCTGCGACACTGAATTGGTCAAAGAGAATGAAGATAGCTTTGCATGCTGCAAAAGGGCTTGCTTTTCTTCATGATGCAGAAAGGCCGGTGATTTATCGAgatttcaaaacatcaaatattTTGTTAGATGGGGTTAGTTTGTATTTAATCCTTAAAAATAATAGGGAAAAAAAAAGATGTAGAATATTATTCTAATTTCCTACTTGttcttatgaaaaaaaaaaattaaaattgaaggAATTCAATGCAAAATTATCGGATTTTGGACTTGCAAAAGATGGGCCAATGGGAGATCAAACACATGTGTCCACACGAGTTATGGGTACTTATGGATATGCAGCTCCTGAGTATATCATGACAGGTGAAATTTTTTggatatatttttattttctcacagttcctttttcttttctttttacattttattttatcacTTCATCGGTTTTAAGAAAGTATCCATTAATAGATTGTGTTAATGCCTCAATATCAGGATGAAAAATATAATCCATTAGTATTAAGTGTTTGATGCATGAAATCTATATTTAACAAAAAAGAAATAGACAAATAGTAATAGACTTGGTGCTAAATAAAGATAAGTATACACATCAAATATTTGAGTTATAAATAACTTGATTTGATTTGAATTGCGAAGTTCGAACTTTCATTAACTTGTCATGTCTGGGAATTAAAAGGTATTCTTGTTAACTTTGGTATTAGGGTTTAAATGGTGGGCCTCGTTTGATATTAATGATAGAATAGATTGTACTGTATTTGGTATGCATTCGGTTTGAACTGTAACCATAGTTATCGATAGCGAATAACGGCAAATAGCGACGGGCCACCTATAAGCTATGTAGCGAATAGCGGTAAATAGTGACCGCTATTTCGTATTTAGCGATAggtataaaaatattaaaaaatatttattatttaactaTTATAGCTATTATAACCAATAAATAAGCAAACAAACCATTAAACTAGCTAAATAACTTAACTATATTAGTTTTTTAGACATGGATTCGAAGGCAGAGCAAGTCCAGAGCGTAGAGGTGGGAAGCGAAGTGGCAAACGAGACTTGATTTTAGTTAGCGTCAAGCCGTTAAACCTAATACGTTTATTCcagcttttttttaaaaaaaaataataaaaaaaaaataaccctATCGCTAAAAACCCCGCTTTCTGTCGCTATTTAGTCCATAGCGGTCGATGACCGCCTCGCCACGCTATTTGCTATAGCGACCGCTATGGTCGCTATTGACAACTGTGACTGTGACTGATGTCAATGGAAccaaaattgcaatttttgtccCACTTAAAAAAGGTGGACCAAA is part of the Lactuca sativa cultivar Salinas chromosome 7, Lsat_Salinas_v11, whole genome shotgun sequence genome and harbors:
- the LOC111887667 gene encoding probable serine/threonine-protein kinase PBL17; translation: MGICFSSEYDANHSFQTTKGEIGQYPTKEKCTSPIIPRIMESPHMKSPRNGMVIKKDVKDLRKNPGYGNLDVFTYEEMRIATKVFRPDQVLGEGGFGIVYKGVIDENVRPCYSKIQVAIKELDPEGIQGDREWLTEVNYLGQLQHPNLVKLIGYCCEEDHRLLVYEYMPSGSLEDYLFRRASATLNWSKRMKIALHAAKGLAFLHDAERPVIYRDFKTSNILLDGEFNAKLSDFGLAKDGPMGDQTHVSTRVMGTYGYAAPEYIMTGHLTARSDIYGFGVVLLEMLIGRKAMDKSRPSHEHNLVDWARPLLTHDKKLLKILDPRMEGQYSSKEAIKAANLAHQCISQNPKGRPAMGNVVELLESLQTNDTVGLEEIRTPRSVKKSPQRGF